The Desulfovibrio legallii genome segment GCTGACGACAAAGACGTTGTTATTGACTTTCTGAAAAGCAAATCCGCAGCCAAGTCCAAGTTCTATTTCAAGGACTTTCTGGAACTTTTCCCGGGCAAAGGCCCCCGCGACGTCAAAAAAATCCTCACCAAGCTGGTGAACGAAGAGGTTCTGGAATTCTGGTCCTCCGGTTCCACCACCATGTACGGCCTCAAGGGCGCGGGCAAGCAGAGCCACGCCGAAGGCGAAGACTAGCAGGTTTTTCCCTGCGGGGACGCCCCAAACGCTCTCCCGGCCGTCAGGCGCAGCCCGGGTGCAGCAGAACCATGCTCGTGGGGAGCCCG includes the following:
- a CDS encoding dissimilatory sulfite reductase D family protein, with translation MADDKDVVIDFLKSKSAAKSKFYFKDFLELFPGKGPRDVKKILTKLVNEEVLEFWSSGSTTMYGLKGAGKQSHAEGED